From a single Bacteroidota bacterium genomic region:
- a CDS encoding aminodeoxychorismate/anthranilate synthase component II produces the protein MNILVLDNYDSFTYNLVNYLEKISNTTVDVFRNDAISLKEVGKYNKILLSPGPGLPAESGILMDVIKEYAPTKSIFGVCLGLQAIGEVFGGKLANLDSVYHGVATEMNVLKDDILFKGIPKKFMAGRYHSWVVDKKSFPEELEITVEDEKGYIMGLRHKKFDLRGVQFHPESILTEHGELMIKNWIEA, from the coding sequence TGAACATACTGGTATTGGATAATTACGATTCGTTTACTTATAACCTTGTCAACTATCTCGAAAAGATAAGCAATACAACCGTGGATGTGTTTCGCAATGATGCTATTTCACTTAAGGAAGTAGGTAAATACAATAAGATATTGCTGTCTCCGGGTCCCGGCTTACCTGCTGAATCGGGAATATTAATGGATGTAATAAAAGAATATGCTCCGACAAAAAGTATTTTTGGTGTTTGCCTTGGTTTGCAGGCAATAGGAGAAGTGTTTGGGGGCAAGCTGGCGAACCTTGATTCGGTATATCACGGTGTGGCGACAGAGATGAATGTGTTGAAAGATGATATACTTTTTAAAGGCATTCCGAAAAAATTTATGGCCGGACGTTACCATTCCTGGGTAGTTGATAAAAAAAGTTTTCCGGAGGAATTGGAGATTACGGTGGAAGATGAGAAAGGTTATATAATGGGATTGAGGCATAAAAAATTTGATTTACGTGGAGTGCAGTTTCATCCCGAAAGTATTCTTACAGAGCATGGGGAGCTG